One genomic region from Nocardia vinacea encodes:
- a CDS encoding FHA domain-containing protein — MSRQLEVLPGGTHLIANSGGVVLVVAHRSDIAADAESRAAQTMTALLELVREAGVSEIPRSGRMFARLATTWLMSLDDEDQVEFGVITPSATGVALYLHGGVTAVLESSDRTEVLRGRDAGFTVDRVVIPAPEIGIGLFVDEGGMTESALPGRGIAGLGEGTVPGSGAVLWLGVPVSARAPTMRRSPGVESVRDEVLQAVASAEDVGAAPGVEDVERREFPRQPVEAIDPVAIRSESEVEPQPEGGAVRPPIGGGSAGKAAPWERASAMGMGNLPPRNAVSSVGERRRVGLQKGVQSENGVAAALAKHLENGMAGSGRAVVRGFMCSRQHLNDPRVSFCAVCGIRMDQLTCVLTEGVRPPLGLLMLDDGTSFVLDNDIVLGREPEHAEAVHRGARPIRLPDSSGAMSRAHMEVRLVEWDVAVVDQGSANGTYIRMPGHQEWLRAMPNQLTTLAAGAQILLGGRILTFDSQHSQF; from the coding sequence GTGAGTCGGCAGCTCGAGGTGCTGCCGGGTGGTACGCATCTGATCGCGAACAGCGGCGGTGTCGTGCTGGTCGTCGCGCATCGTTCGGATATTGCCGCCGATGCCGAATCGCGTGCGGCGCAGACGATGACAGCATTGCTCGAGCTGGTGCGAGAAGCGGGTGTCTCGGAGATACCGCGCAGCGGACGCATGTTTGCACGACTTGCCACCACCTGGTTGATGAGCCTGGACGACGAGGACCAAGTCGAATTCGGGGTGATCACCCCTAGCGCGACGGGCGTGGCGTTATATCTGCACGGTGGTGTGACGGCGGTGCTGGAGAGCTCGGATCGCACAGAAGTATTGCGCGGCCGGGATGCCGGATTCACGGTCGACCGCGTGGTGATCCCGGCACCCGAGATCGGGATCGGGCTGTTCGTGGACGAGGGCGGGATGACCGAGTCGGCGCTACCGGGTCGCGGCATCGCCGGACTCGGTGAGGGAACGGTGCCCGGTTCCGGGGCGGTGTTGTGGTTGGGGGTGCCTGTGTCGGCTCGTGCACCGACGATGCGGAGGTCTCCCGGCGTCGAGTCGGTGCGAGATGAGGTGCTTCAGGCCGTGGCATCGGCGGAAGATGTGGGAGCAGCGCCGGGGGTCGAGGACGTGGAACGGCGCGAGTTTCCGAGGCAGCCGGTCGAAGCCATCGATCCGGTGGCGATCAGGTCGGAAAGCGAGGTCGAGCCACAGCCGGAAGGCGGTGCGGTGCGGCCGCCGATCGGGGGCGGATCGGCGGGGAAAGCCGCACCGTGGGAGCGAGCGTCCGCGATGGGCATGGGAAATCTGCCGCCGAGGAATGCGGTGTCGAGCGTCGGGGAACGGCGACGAGTCGGGCTGCAGAAGGGCGTGCAGTCTGAGAACGGCGTGGCGGCAGCGCTGGCGAAGCATTTGGAAAATGGGATGGCCGGCAGTGGTAGGGCTGTCGTTCGGGGATTCATGTGTTCGCGGCAGCATTTGAACGATCCGCGGGTGTCGTTCTGCGCGGTGTGCGGGATTCGGATGGATCAGTTGACCTGCGTGTTGACCGAGGGAGTGCGGCCACCGCTGGGGTTGCTCATGCTCGATGACGGGACATCGTTCGTACTCGATAACGACATCGTCCTCGGGCGGGAACCCGAACATGCCGAGGCGGTGCACCGCGGTGCGCGGCCGATCCGGCTGCCGGACAGCTCGGGCGCGATGTCGCGGGCGCATATGGAGGTTCGGCTGGTCGAATGGGATGTCGCCGTGGTCGACCAGGGCTCGGCCAACGGCACCTACATTCGCATGCCCGGCCACCAGGAGTGGCTCCGCGCCATGCCGAACCAACTGACCACCCTGGCCGCCGGTGCCCAGATCCTGCTCGGCGGCCGCATCCTCACCTTCGACTCCCAACACAGCCAGTTCTGA
- a CDS encoding NADH-quinone oxidoreductase subunit A, translated as MPTLVLGAVAAAFAVFSVILSALIGPKRYNRAKQEAYECGIEPTPHAVAGGPGSVTGQRFPVKYYLTAMLFIIFDIEIVFLYPWAVHFDALGLFGLAAMALFIFNVSVAYAYEWRRGGLSWD; from the coding sequence ATGCCCACTCTGGTCCTCGGCGCGGTCGCCGCCGCGTTCGCGGTGTTTTCCGTCATCCTCTCGGCCCTCATCGGTCCCAAGCGCTACAACCGGGCCAAACAGGAGGCCTACGAGTGCGGCATCGAACCGACACCGCACGCCGTCGCGGGTGGGCCGGGAAGCGTTACCGGACAACGCTTTCCGGTGAAGTACTACCTCACCGCCATGTTGTTCATCATCTTCGATATCGAGATCGTGTTCCTCTACCCGTGGGCTGTCCACTTCGATGCGCTCGGTCTCTTCGGTCTCGCGGCGATGGCGCTGTTCATCTTCAACGTCTCGGTGGCCTACGCCTACGAATGGCGCCGCGGCGGTCTCAGCTGGGACTGA
- a CDS encoding NuoB/complex I 20 kDa subunit family protein, translating into MGLEEKLPSGFLLSTVEDFAGYLRKGSLWPATFGLACCAIEMMATGAGRFDIARFGMEAFRASPRQADLMIVAGRVSQKMAPVLRQVYDQMTEPKWVLAMGVCASSGGMFNNYAIVQGVDHVVPVDIYLPGCPPRPEMLLNAILTLHAKIQQMPLGVNREEAIRAAEAAALASTPTIRMEGLLR; encoded by the coding sequence ATGGGTCTCGAGGAAAAACTGCCCAGCGGCTTTCTGCTGAGCACGGTCGAAGATTTCGCCGGATACCTGCGCAAAGGCTCGCTGTGGCCTGCCACCTTCGGGCTGGCCTGCTGCGCCATCGAGATGATGGCCACCGGCGCAGGACGTTTCGATATCGCCCGCTTCGGTATGGAGGCGTTCCGCGCCTCGCCGCGGCAGGCCGATCTGATGATCGTCGCGGGCCGGGTCAGCCAGAAGATGGCACCGGTGCTGCGTCAGGTATACGACCAGATGACCGAACCGAAATGGGTACTGGCCATGGGCGTTTGCGCGTCCTCGGGTGGCATGTTCAACAACTACGCCATCGTGCAGGGCGTGGACCATGTGGTGCCGGTCGATATCTACCTGCCCGGCTGCCCGCCGCGGCCGGAGATGCTGTTGAACGCGATCCTGACACTGCACGCGAAGATCCAGCAGATGCCACTGGGCGTCAACCGCGAGGAGGCCATCCGTGCCGCCGAAGCGGCGGCGCTGGCGTCCACACCGACCATCCGGATGGAGGGTCTGCTGCGATGA
- a CDS encoding NADH-quinone oxidoreductase subunit C → MTFDSPENTETRTPQEFVDAAATAGPEGTPPEADSPSAEVIGVRHGMFGVTGSGDTSGYGRLVRPVTLPGSTPAPFGGYFDEVVTELHAALGAVGAGWETVIEKVIVFRGELTLHVRREHLVTVAKVLRDYAALRFELCLGVNGVHYPEDTGRELHAVYHLMSITHNRRLRVEVSAPDADPHIPSLFSVYPTTDWHERETYDFFGILFDGHPSLTRITMPDDWRGHPQRKDYPLGGIPVEYKGARIPPPDERRAYK, encoded by the coding sequence ATGACCTTCGACTCCCCCGAAAATACCGAAACCAGGACGCCGCAGGAGTTCGTCGACGCCGCGGCCACCGCGGGCCCGGAAGGCACACCGCCGGAAGCGGATTCACCGTCGGCCGAGGTGATCGGCGTGCGCCACGGCATGTTCGGTGTCACCGGCTCCGGCGACACCTCCGGCTACGGCCGCCTGGTCCGTCCGGTGACACTGCCCGGCAGCACCCCGGCGCCCTTCGGCGGCTACTTCGACGAGGTCGTCACCGAATTGCATGCCGCACTCGGCGCGGTCGGCGCCGGCTGGGAGACCGTCATCGAGAAGGTGATCGTCTTCCGCGGCGAACTGACCCTGCACGTGCGGCGCGAACATCTGGTGACGGTCGCCAAGGTGTTACGCGACTACGCCGCACTGCGTTTCGAGCTCTGCCTCGGCGTGAACGGCGTGCACTACCCGGAAGACACCGGCCGCGAATTGCACGCGGTCTATCACCTCATGTCCATCACCCATAACCGGCGCCTGCGCGTCGAGGTCTCCGCACCGGACGCCGACCCGCATATCCCGTCGCTGTTCAGCGTGTATCCGACCACCGACTGGCATGAGCGGGAGACCTACGACTTCTTCGGCATCCTCTTCGACGGCCACCCTTCGCTGACGCGCATCACCATGCCCGATGACTGGCGTGGCCACCCCCAGCGCAAGGACTACCCGCTCGGCGGGATCCCGGTCGAGTACAAGGGCGCGCGCATTCCGCCGCCCGACGAGCGGAGGGCGTACAAGTAA
- the nuoD gene encoding NADH dehydrogenase (quinone) subunit D, giving the protein MNDIDTRPGVHNDTGPEPAVVTVAGQDWDAVTETLDSAGEERIVVNMGPQHPSTHGVLRLILEIEGETVTEARCGIGYLHTGIEKNLEFRNWAQGTTFVTRMDYLSPFFNETAYCLGVERLLDVEDQIPERATIVRVMLMELNRISSHLVALATGGMELGALTPMLFGFRERELILDVFETITGLRMNHAYIRPGGLAQDLPDDGVTKVRELLKLLPKRLRDMDHLLTQNPIWKARTQNVGYLDLAGCMALGITGPVLRSTGLPHDLRKAAPYCGYENYEFDVPTTTGCDCYGRYWIRVAEMKESLKIVEQCLDKLRPGPVMVDDKKLAWPADLQLGPDGLGNSPKHINRIMGTSMEGLIHHFKLVTEGIRVPAGQVYVAVESPRGELGVHMVSDGGTRPYRVHYRDPSFTNLQAVAAMCEGGMVADVIASVASIDPVMGGVDR; this is encoded by the coding sequence ATGAACGACATCGACACCCGGCCCGGCGTCCACAACGACACCGGGCCCGAACCCGCTGTGGTCACGGTGGCGGGCCAGGACTGGGACGCGGTCACCGAAACCCTCGACAGCGCGGGTGAAGAACGCATCGTCGTCAATATGGGTCCGCAGCATCCGTCCACGCACGGCGTACTGCGGCTGATCCTCGAAATCGAGGGCGAGACGGTCACCGAGGCCCGCTGCGGCATCGGCTACCTGCACACCGGCATCGAGAAGAATCTCGAATTCCGGAACTGGGCGCAGGGCACCACCTTCGTCACCCGGATGGACTATCTGTCCCCGTTCTTCAACGAGACGGCGTACTGCCTCGGCGTCGAGCGGCTGCTCGATGTCGAGGACCAGATTCCTGAACGCGCCACCATCGTTCGCGTCATGCTCATGGAGCTCAATCGGATCTCCTCCCATCTGGTCGCGCTGGCGACCGGTGGTATGGAGTTGGGTGCTCTCACCCCGATGCTGTTCGGTTTCCGGGAACGCGAGCTGATTCTGGATGTCTTCGAGACCATCACCGGCCTGCGCATGAATCACGCGTACATCCGGCCCGGCGGTCTCGCCCAGGACCTGCCCGACGACGGCGTCACCAAGGTCCGTGAGCTGCTGAAACTTTTGCCCAAGCGGCTGCGCGATATGGATCATCTGCTCACCCAGAATCCGATCTGGAAGGCACGCACCCAGAACGTCGGCTACCTGGATCTCGCCGGCTGCATGGCACTGGGCATCACCGGTCCGGTGCTGCGTTCGACCGGTCTGCCGCACGATCTGCGCAAGGCAGCGCCGTATTGCGGTTACGAGAACTACGAATTCGATGTGCCCACCACCACCGGCTGCGACTGCTACGGCCGCTACTGGATTCGGGTCGCGGAGATGAAGGAGTCGCTCAAGATCGTCGAGCAGTGCCTGGACAAACTGCGGCCGGGGCCGGTGATGGTGGACGACAAGAAGCTCGCCTGGCCCGCGGATCTGCAGCTGGGGCCGGACGGACTCGGCAACTCCCCCAAGCACATCAACCGCATCATGGGCACATCCATGGAGGGGCTCATCCACCACTTCAAACTCGTCACCGAGGGCATTCGGGTCCCGGCGGGGCAGGTGTATGTGGCAGTGGAGTCGCCACGTGGCGAACTCGGTGTGCATATGGTCAGCGACGGCGGCACCCGCCCGTATCGGGTGCACTATCGCGACCCCTCGTTCACGAATCTGCAAGCGGTGGCGGCGATGTGCGAGGGCGGGATGGTCGCCGATGTCATCGCCTCCGTCGCCAGCATCGACCCGGTGATGGGCGGAGTTGACCGATGA
- the nuoE gene encoding NADH-quinone oxidoreductase subunit NuoE, translated as MTEILLKLSTRPQPFLPFVRERLEVDAKEIIARYPEPRSALLPLLHLVQAEEGCVTGTGIEFCAEQLGLTGAEVTAVATFYSMYRRTPTGDYHVGVCTNTLCAVMGGDAILETLQRRLGIGHGETTADGSITLEHIECNAACDFAPVVMVNWEFFDNQTPESAAALVDSLRRGEQVTPTRGAPLCTFKQTARILAGFPDERPGVLDGAAGEATLAGLRVAQEQNMQAPEPKPGEE; from the coding sequence ATGACCGAGATCCTGTTGAAGCTGTCCACCCGACCGCAGCCTTTCTTGCCGTTCGTGCGCGAGCGATTGGAGGTCGATGCCAAGGAGATCATCGCCCGCTATCCGGAGCCGCGCTCGGCGCTGCTGCCGCTGCTGCATCTGGTGCAGGCCGAGGAGGGCTGCGTCACCGGCACCGGCATCGAATTCTGTGCCGAACAGCTGGGCTTGACCGGCGCCGAGGTCACCGCGGTGGCGACCTTCTATTCGATGTACCGGCGCACCCCCACCGGCGACTATCACGTCGGTGTCTGCACCAACACGCTCTGCGCGGTGATGGGTGGCGATGCCATTCTCGAGACCCTGCAGCGCCGACTCGGCATCGGGCACGGCGAGACCACGGCGGACGGTTCGATCACCCTCGAGCACATCGAATGCAACGCGGCCTGCGATTTCGCGCCGGTGGTGATGGTCAATTGGGAGTTCTTCGATAACCAGACCCCGGAATCGGCTGCCGCACTGGTGGATTCGCTACGCCGAGGCGAGCAGGTGACACCCACGCGCGGTGCGCCGCTGTGCACGTTCAAGCAGACCGCGCGCATCCTCGCGGGCTTCCCGGACGAGCGCCCCGGGGTGCTCGACGGTGCGGCGGGCGAGGCGACGCTGGCCGGTCTGCGGGTTGCGCAGGAACAGAATATGCAAGCGCCGGAACCGAAGCCGGGCGAGGAATGA
- the nuoF gene encoding NADH-quinone oxidoreductase subunit NuoF, which translates to MTLTPVLTRYWDDPQSWTIEHYRGHDGYQAIRKALRMEPDQVIQTIKDAGLRGRGGAGFPTGMKWSFIPQGTGPDGVTKPHYLVVNADESEPGTCKDIPLMLATPHTLIEGVIIAAYAIRAAHAFIYVRGEVVPVLRRLQAAVAQAYAAGFLGKNILGSGYDLELIVHAGAGAYICGEETALLDSLEGRRGQPRLRPPFPAVAGLYACPTVVNNVESIASVPPIILNGTAWFRSMGSEKSPGFTLYSLSGHVARPGQYEAPLGITLRELLGYAGGVRAGHQVKFWTPGGSSTPLFTDQHLDVPLDYEGVAGAGSMLGTKALQIFDDTTCVVRAVLRWTEFYAHESCGKCTPCREGTYWLVQLLKRIEAGRGTESDLEKLLDISDTINGKSFCALGDGAASPIISSLKYFREEYVDHLRLDGCPFDPARSTAWAEGVR; encoded by the coding sequence ATGACACTGACTCCCGTACTCACCCGGTATTGGGACGACCCGCAGTCGTGGACCATCGAGCACTACCGTGGCCACGATGGCTATCAGGCCATCCGCAAGGCCTTGCGGATGGAACCCGATCAGGTCATCCAGACCATCAAGGACGCCGGTTTGCGCGGTCGCGGCGGCGCGGGCTTCCCGACCGGGATGAAATGGAGCTTCATCCCGCAGGGCACGGGCCCGGACGGCGTCACCAAACCGCACTATCTCGTGGTCAATGCCGACGAGTCGGAACCCGGTACCTGCAAGGACATTCCGCTCATGCTGGCCACCCCGCACACCCTCATCGAGGGCGTCATCATCGCGGCGTATGCGATTCGGGCGGCACACGCGTTCATCTATGTGCGCGGTGAGGTCGTACCGGTGCTGCGGCGGCTGCAGGCCGCGGTCGCGCAGGCGTACGCGGCCGGATTCCTCGGGAAGAACATTCTCGGCTCCGGCTACGACCTGGAACTCATCGTGCACGCCGGCGCCGGTGCGTACATCTGCGGTGAGGAAACCGCGCTGCTGGATTCGCTGGAGGGGCGGCGCGGCCAGCCGCGACTGCGGCCACCGTTCCCGGCCGTCGCGGGTCTGTATGCCTGCCCGACGGTGGTCAACAATGTGGAATCCATCGCGAGCGTGCCGCCCATCATCCTGAACGGCACAGCCTGGTTCCGGTCCATGGGCAGTGAGAAGTCCCCGGGCTTCACGCTGTACTCGCTGTCGGGGCACGTCGCCCGGCCGGGGCAATACGAAGCGCCGCTGGGCATTACGCTGCGCGAACTGCTCGGCTATGCCGGCGGTGTGCGCGCCGGACATCAGGTGAAGTTCTGGACGCCGGGCGGTTCGTCGACGCCGCTGTTCACCGACCAACACCTCGACGTGCCACTGGACTACGAGGGTGTCGCCGGTGCGGGATCCATGTTGGGCACGAAGGCATTACAGATCTTCGACGACACGACGTGTGTGGTACGCGCGGTGCTGCGCTGGACCGAGTTCTACGCCCACGAATCCTGCGGTAAATGCACGCCCTGCCGCGAGGGCACCTACTGGCTCGTCCAGCTGCTGAAGCGGATCGAGGCCGGACGGGGCACCGAATCGGATCTGGAGAAGCTTCTCGATATCAGCGACACCATCAACGGCAAATCGTTCTGCGCACTCGGCGACGGCGCGGCCAGCCCGATCATCTCCTCGCTGAAGTACTTCCGCGAGGAATACGTCGACCATCTGCGGCTCGACGGCTGCCCGTTCGATCCCGCGCGATCCACCGCCTGGGCCGAAGGAGTCCGATGA